Proteins co-encoded in one Bombus pyrosoma isolate SC7728 linkage group LG4, ASM1482585v1, whole genome shotgun sequence genomic window:
- the LOC122566540 gene encoding procyclic form-specific polypeptide B1-alpha-like: protein MYAIFALLFYTVALVSCQSTSRQYQSPQQAAILSDARYLAGDGTFGAAYSQEDGVEFKEESDVYGNRRGSYSYVDPTGQRRTVTYTAGKNGFQATGDGIPVPPPQVPPQPEYVPLPQYNPPDYQPPRYNPSLQSYQRQSQPVYEAQPAPQPQPQPQPHLPPQPVYQSQPQYQPRPQPPPEIQSIPSYNPPPQYQPPARPLPQYNAITTPPPRRFYPPGKLNFNRTPDGYSYTFNKS, encoded by the exons ATGTATGCGATATTC GCGTTACTATTCTACACAGTTGCATTGGTGTCGTGTCAATCGACGAGTAGACAATACCAGTCACCTCAACAGGCAGCAATTTTGAGCGACGCAAGATATCTGGCTGGAGATGGAACTTTTGGCGCCGCTTATTCACAAGAGGATGGTGTGGAATTCAAAGAGGAAAGCGACGTTTACGGGAATCGCCGTGGGTCTTACTCCTACGTCGATCCTACGGGTCAAAGACGCACAGTGACATATACGGCTGGGAAAAATGGCTTTCAG GCCACAGGCGATGGCATTCCCGTTCCACCCCCGCAAGTTCCGCCTCAGCCAGAGTACGTACCTCTACCGCAATACAACCCACCCGATTATCAACCACCGCGATACAACCCATCCTTGCAATCGTATCAACGTCAAAGTCAACCAGTTTATGAAGCACAACCAGCGCCTCAGCCCCAACCTCAACCTCAACCTCACCTTCCACCTCAACCAGTGTATCAATCTCAACCACAATACCAACCTAGACCTCAACCACCACCTGAAATTCAATCCATTCCTTCCTACAACCCACCGCCACAGTATCAACCTCCGGCTAGACCATTACCACAGTACAACGCTATAACGACGCCACCACCTCGAAGGTTCTACCCACCTGGAAAATTGAACTTCAATAGGACTCCGGATGGCTACTCTTACacgtttaataaaagttaa
- the LOC122567222 gene encoding transcription factor SPT20 homolog: protein MRLRILFIVLVSTTVAQEKNAQRSVRTPQAQIKYHDPNGLKVDWKFFGAQNQFHSRLENSQIPQQQELAHPQQSAHPQQSVHPQQSHVSQQQSQSQLVQVEPDQLEHRSYLQHQTQPEHQQIPNQIQYKTFAQPQPVQEQPDPNQFQYKVYPHPEAPVGPQSDLNQVQYRYSNAPSQAKQVILEDFKPQSVHPDSASFDYPSNAPIAQQYDQQPANAGISQYEQENYEQEEQQKSRRDYADRSLQGKIVYKEDYEQREQQEPQVEHISVPVERLPPPIPQKLVIDKNMPMQIQQLLQYQARLPYEVIANSISYKPKSLFVPKPFPAETKGPYRYRSKVYYVNNDQYEGDYGTTKPVEESHRH from the exons ATGAGACTTCGA ATTCTCTTTATCGTTTTGGTTTCGACGACGGTGGCGCAAGAAAAGAACGCGCAGCGTTCTGTTCGTACACCCCAGGCGCAAATTAAGTACCATGATCCAAATG GTCTGAAGGTTGATTGGAAGTTCTTCGGCGCGCAGAACCAATTCCATTCTCGCCTAGAAAATTCCCAAATCCCTCAGCAACAAGAATTAGCTCATCCTCAACAATCAGCTCATCCTCAACAATCAGTTCATCCTCAACAATCACACGTGAGTCAGCAACAATCTCAATCTCAACTCGTGCAAGTCGAACCCGACCAATTGGAACATAGATCGTACTTACAACATCAAACTCAACCGGAACATCAGCAAATTCCCAACCAGATACAATACAAGACATTCGCTCAACCTCAACCTGTACAAGAACAACCAGATCCAAACCAATTTCAATACAAAGTCTATCCACATCCTGAAGCTCCGGTGGGACCTCAATCTGATCTCAATCAAGTTCAATACAGATACTCAAATGCTCCGTCTCAGGCGAAACAAGTGATTCTAGAAGACTTCAAGCCACAAAGTGTCCACCCTGACTCAGCCTCTTTCGATTATCCATCCAATGCTCCAATTGCTCAACAATACGATCAGCAACCAGCAAATGCTGGCATTTCTCAATACGAACAAGAGAATTATGAACAAGAGGAGCAGCAGAAATCCAGAAGAGACTACGCAGATAGAAGTTTGCAAGGCAAAATAGTGTACAAAGAGGACTACGAGCAACGAGAGCAACAGGAGCCACAAGTGGAACACATATCAGTGCCAGTCGAGAGGCTACCGCCGCCAATTCCTCAAAAATTGGTCATCGACAAAAACATGCCAATGCAGATCCAACAATTGTTGCAGTATCAGGCACGGTTACCATACGAAGTTATCGCGAATAGTATTTCATACAAACCAAAGTCGTTGTTCGTACCGAAACCGTTTCCAGCTGAGACCAAAGGGCCATATCGGTATCGAAGCAAGGTTTATTACGTGAATAACGATCAGTACGAAGGCGACTATGGGACGACTAAGCCTGTTGAAGAAAGTCACAGGCATTGA
- the LOC122566447 gene encoding RNA-binding protein 33-like: MNLLVLLLLTVPACLAQFSIQGPSDGNRVAQGLRIEEGKGIQYTDQNESNEGGFSITGATDGNAQIQGASDGHSNFRIHGASRGPAESYNVQGPSAGSYNIQGSTDGHSHSIIQGSYDGNSGSAKSLQYNDPSGLRVNWRSFDRQPQPRAQQTAQYSEAAIASAPRAPQRQRAHAPRQPQPPPQPEPFALQQSRPLDNAPTQIKQLLQLQAQLPYVNIIPEPYRYENLLASQGNQRPEYQPEFQPEYQPRYQPEAQEEPAPSPRRPAYRGKPRGPPRHRRQAPQHRPEAAPQQQHRRLPQPPAEPQIKYNPNLPPQLQQLLKYQAETPYVNLIPEQYRFNPEPAAQMQVEQVRNYYQDLLRQQPTSPTVHTVPPVVAPAPQRIRGPPQDPQSGSAYSRPRRQAPHQRQLRPQQLPAEPVPQYSTNVPGQIQSLLKYQAQIPYNIIANQIDYRLDKPYVPQPIKPTGAPEVQYQPPNQYQSQSQYQGQSQYQEQNQYQSQNQYQDQNQYQSQIQSPDAYQGQSSGYSQVYTSQSQYTQAQFGAQEPEHGVRPVTERQY; encoded by the exons ATGAATTTGCTC GTTCTTTTGTTACTAACAGTTCCAGCGTGCTTGGCACAATTCTCGATACAAGGACCCAGTGACGGGAATCGAGTCGCCCAGGGTTTACGAATAGAGGAAGGGAAAGGAATCCAATACACAGATCAAAATG AATCAAACGAAGGTGGCTTTAGTATTACAGGCGCAACAGACGGTAACGCTCAAATACAAGGTGCTAGCGATGGTCATTCTAATTTTCGAATTCATGGTGCCAGTCGCGGCCCAGCGGAAAGCTACAATGTACAAGGACCTAGTGCAGGGTCATATAACATCCAAGGATCAACGGATGGGCATAGTCATTCAATTATTCAAGGCTCCTACGATGGTAATTCAGGGTCTGCGAAATCTCTTCAGTACAATGATCCCAGTG GACTAAGAGTGAACTGGAGATCATTTGATCGGCAACCACAACCAAGGGCACAACAGACAGCACAATACTCGGAAGCTGCAATCGCAAGTGCACCAAGAGCGCCACAACGGCAAAGGGCTCATGCACCAAGGCAACCGCAACCACCACCACAACCCGAACCATTTGCTTTACAACAGTCGAGGCCTTTGGATAATGCACCTACGCAAATCAAGCAGCTTCTCCAATTGCAAGCACAACTTCCATACGTTAATATCATTCCTGAACCGTATAG atatgaaaatttgttagcATCACAAGGTAATCAACGACCTGAGTATCAACCTGAGTTTCAACCTGAGTATCAACCTCGGTATCAACCTGAAGCCCAAGAAGAACCGGCCCCTTCACCACGACGACCAGCTTATCGTGGGAAACCACGTGGTCCGCCTAGACATAGGCGACAGGCGCCACAACACAGACCGGAAGCTGCACCGCAACAGCAGCACCGCAGACTTCCGCAACCACCGGCTGAACctcaaattaaatataatcctAATCTACCGCCTCAGCTTCAACAACTGTTGAAATACCAGGCCGAAACTCCGTATGTCAACTTAATTCCTGAACAATACAg ATTTAATCCGGAGCCAGCCGCCCAAATGCAAGTAGAGCAGGTCCGTAACTACTACCAAGATCTTTTAAGACAGCAACCGACATCTCCTACCGTACACACAGTACCACCAGTGGTCGCGCCTGCCCCACAACGAATACGAGGTCCACCACAAGATCCGCAATCAGGTTCGGCGTATTCTAGACCAAGAAGACAAGCTCCACATCAACGACAGCTACGACCGCAACAATTACCAGCTGAACCAGTACCACAATATTCCACCAATGTTCCTGGTCAAATTCAGAGTTTATTGAAATACCAAGCACAAATTCCTTATAACATTATTGCTAATCAGATCGATTATCGTCTTGACAAGCCATACGTGCCTCAGCCAATTAAACCTACTGGCGCTCCGGAAGTTCAATATCAACCTCCAAATCAATATCAAAGTCAAAGTCAATATCAAGGACAGAGTCAATATCAAGAACAAAATCAATATCAAAGTCAAAATCAGTATCAAGATCAAAACCAATATCAAAGCCAGATTCAATCACCAGACGCGTACCAAGGTCAATCAAGTGGATATAGCCAAGTCTATACATCGCAGTCACAGTACACTCAGGCTCAATTTGGAGCACAAGAACCTGAGCATGGAGTTCGTCCTGTTACCGAAAGACAATATTGA